In Toxoplasma gondii ME49 chromosome VIII, whole genome shotgun sequence, a single genomic region encodes these proteins:
- a CDS encoding transcription factor C2H2, putative (encoded by transcript TGME49_269910), which produces MNDIGEHCGYPECRQLDFLPFFCNGCSTFYCLEHRSQTAHRCCKRSGAGDSVQGPVTVGCKRCRRLFVVPDNTDSEAFLSLHKKSAACADAVSRLPRCALQSCRVQTMKLSLVECPNCSQLFCLTHRFPSDHECSHRTAVGTASPNHARGSCIIAEAGYLKGRSEGDVSADSKEVAKKDGRVSDGTQCVPAHSGRRFLKKRVMTSRALATMRKLDAIRIKMKLKPDLSISEADRIAVRVDLTMVPEEKLTAKLRSSKDKKDGVMIYVDGSKTAGWNLDRICQKLSIRNANAETGGSATFWALGIYEAEDDGASSDPAVGITKLDPGVMLNQLMQDGSVLFLLWDDFSV; this is translated from the coding sequence ATGAATGACATAGGGGAACACTGCGGCTACCCAGAGTGTCGCCAGTTGgattttctcccttttttctgcaaTGGCTGCAGTACTTTCTACTGTCTTGAGCACCGCAGCCAGACTGCCCATCGATGTTGCAAGCGCTCTGGAGCAGGTGACTCTGTTCAGGGCCCTGTTACTGTCGGCTGCAAACGTTGCAGGCGTCTATTCGTGGTGCCTGATAATACGGATTCTGAAGCATTTCTTTCCTTGCACAAGAAGAGCGCTGCCTGCGCCGATGCTGTTAGTCGACTGCCGCGATGTGCTCTTCAGTCGTGCAGGGTACAGACAATGAAATTGTCTTTAGTGGAGTGTCCGAACTGCTCGCAGTTGTTCTGCCTGACACATCGCTTTCCTTCCGACCATGAGTGCTCGCATCGTACAGCTGTCGGTACCGCATCTCCCAACCACGCACGTGGCAGCTGTATCATCGCAGAAGCAGGATATCtgaagggaagaagcgaaggcgatgTCTCTGCTGACTCAAAGGAAGTCGCCAAGAAAGACGGGCGCGTTTCTGACGGAACTCAATGCGTGCCCGCCCACTCGGGGCGTCGAttcttgaagaagagagttATGACATCAAGAGCACTGGCGACGATGCGAAAACTCGATGCTATAAGAATCAAAATGAAATTGAAGCCCGATTTGTCGATTTCAGAAGCAGACAGGATAGCGGTTAGGGTGGACCTAACCATGGTGCCTGAAGAGAAGCTTACCGCCAAACTGCGTTCCTCAAAAGATAAAAAGGACGGTGTCATGATATACGTAGATGGAAGCAAAACCGCGGGATGGAACCTAGACAGAATTTGTCAGAAACTATCGATTCGCAATGCCAACGCTGAAACTGGAGGTAGTGCGACGTTCTGGGCACTCGGTATAtacgaggcagaagacgatgGCGCTTCCTCTGATCCAGCAGTCGGTATCACGAAATTGGATCCCGGTGTCATGCTGAACCAGCTGATGCAGGATGGTTCCGTCTTATTTCTCTTGTGGGATGATTTTTCTGTGTGA
- a CDS encoding WD domain, G-beta repeat-containing protein (encoded by transcript TGME49_269900) — protein sequence MSEVTGDDSGGGCVSSVDSGEERHLPRDHTPSTEGLSPGSFVSSGTPEQTKSNSVELSRGITPSRLFAAEGSHSLPFFGTPEDKGTADHATATMHTTTCNGTAASAGDPRNGHAGAQEDSSEATYDDVQNEKRWRGFSRREVVTLILQCMAELGYRNSVKALEEESGFLLEDPSVAVLHEAVLQGNWTDVYVHLKALPLRPQVRKACWFLAMEQKYFETLANSREEEVIRCLRDDLQPAVFDSSTSRRLQACSALLMHADPGGVLENMSVLSDTLRSNLWMRLKHLLPPTVSPPSSRLAVLLAYALQHQTLMCLFHNTNTPLESYSLLHDHHCHHYDPCSLSLPLSRPERLPAPGTSTESQLGMQVDGDAATLEHGVTHHASAVDAEGRRLLCQETGSRGGECATLGGEAIASEAFTAGTAEAALPSAGTERPETRPSVARGYEEEVWDTDALAGCVPWRTSVDTSSGGRCLGSAASTFTPGPVCGRNSLPVHLDQSLETHTDEVWVVVASPVTATFFASGSKDRSVAVWSVQAKDLRRSHRARSPVLGGEGGGRDAEDAKLSLSQKTETEKASCHRPYARSTTSHLRPPDSRQPRLYSLQTADPSSRERNSEGRDATRPNVVASRFDQEEAETEVACVMLWQAYGHEDAVAYIAWSPDETLLASGGQDGSVCVWNREQGRTPLARINAHAQAVTAVGWLRNGNSFVSGGSDKTVAMCSLVHGDGASGERGWRITCDFTWDLRCRVQDLVVLRDGCTVVCVTQDKQLRLLDTKNRVEILSIPFTEVIYSVCASALSNQILINFADARPVIRLWDTDEHRSVQRYRGHKQGCYVIRSTFGGVNEAFVVSGSEDSQVYIWHRFYGSLLYVLSGHASTVNAVAWPYLSGGLWMISASDDHVILFWHVRRQNRPSRLKEDENVVDVGLNGGNEQKRSQSLGRGDGGCSVGEAYPGSRNDREASFTTGVTERGGATEDMDTSAD from the exons ATGAGTGAAGTGACTGGGGATGACAGTGGTGGAGGCTGCGTGTCTTCCGTGGACTccggggaagagagacacttACCACGCGACCACACGCCTTCGACTGAGGGTCTGTCGCCAGGTTCCTTTGTTTCGAGTGGCACTCCGGAACAAACGAAATCGAATTCTGTAGAGCTGAGTAGGGGCATCACACCTTCACGTCTGTTTGCAGCAGAAGGAAGTCATAGCTTACCGTTTTTCGGGACACCAGAAGACAAAGGGACGGCGGATCACGCAACGGCAACCATGCACACTACAACTTGTAATGGGACCGCCGCATCAGCCGGAGATCCTCGCAACGGGCATGCCGGTGCCCAAGAAGATTCATCAGAGGCTACATACGATGATGTCCAAAATGAGAAAAGATGGCGAGGGTTCTCTAGACGCGAGGTCGTCACACTGATTCTACAATGTATGGCGGAGCTAGGATACCG CAACTCCGTGAAGGCTctggaggaggagagcggATTTCTTTTAGAGGACCCATCGGTGGCGGTTCTGCACGAAGCGGTACTTCAGGGGAATTGGACTGACGTGTACGTTCACCTGAAGGCGCTGCCTCTCAGGCCGCAGGTTCGCAAGGCCTGCTGGTTCCTTGCCATGGAGCAGAAATACTTTGAGACCCTTGCGAACTCACGCGAAGAGGAGGTCATTCGATGTCTCAGAG ATGATCTTCAGCCGGCGGTGTTCGACTCAAGCACGTCTCGCCGGCTGCAGGCGTGCAGCGCCCTTTTGATGCATGCGGATCCTGGGGGCGTGCTGGAGAATATGTCTGTTCTCTCGGACACGCTCCGTTCGAATCTCTGGATGCGCCTGAAGCATCTGCTGCCCCCAACTGTCTCACCGCCGAGCAGCCGCCTTGCAGTCCTTCTCGCCTATGCGCTCCAGCACCAAACGCTGATGTGCCTGTTCCACAACACCAATACGCCGCTCGAGTCGTACTCCCTCCTGCACGACCATCACTGCCACCACTACGACCCATGTTCTCTGtcccttcctctgtctcggccGGAGCGTCTCCCCGCTCCGGGGACTTCGACTGAGAGCCAGTTGGGCATGCAGGTGGACGGCGATGCGGCAACGCTCGAGCACGGTGTCACGCACCATGCATCAGCGGTCGACGCTGAGGGTCGCAGACTGCTTTGCCAAGAAACTGGATCTCGCGGTGGAGAGTGTGCCACGCTGGGCGGCGAGGCGATTGCAAGTGAAGCGTTCACAGCTGGTACTGCCGAAGCGGCTCTGCCGAGCGCCGGCACAGAGCGGCCTGAGACTCGGCCTTCAGTGGCACGAGGGTATGAAGAGGAAGTGTGGGACACTGACGCTCTCGCGGGGTGTGTCCCCTGGAGAACCTCCGTGGACACCAGTAGCGGTGGTCGCTGTTTAGGCTCTGCAGCGTCCACGTTCACGCCGGGGCCCGTGTGTGGACGAAATTCTCTTCCAGTTCATCTGGATCAGTCGCTCGAGACGCACACTGACGAAGTCTGGGTGGTCGTAGCGTCGCCCGTGACAGCGACGTTCTTCGCTTCGGGGTCGAAGGACCGCAGTGTCGCCGTCTGGAGTGTACAGGCCAAAGATCTGCGGCGCTCGCACCGAGCACGCTCACCTGTCCTCGGTGGGGAAGGTGGGGGGCGGGACGCTGAAGATGCGaagctctctctgtcgcagaagacagaaactgAAAAAGCCTCATGCCACCGGCCTTACGCGCGCTCTACAACCTCGCACCTGCGCCCACCCGACTCTCGACAGCCGCGGCTTTATTCCCTCCAGACGGCAGACCCAAGCAGTAGAGAAAGGAACAGCGAGGGGCGAGATGCAACGCGACCGAACGTCGTGGCCTCTCGTTTTGAccaggaagaagctgaaacGGAGGTCGCTTGTGTCATGCTTTGGCAAGCATATGGCCACGAAGATGCAGTGGCCTACATTGCCTGGTCTCCGGACGAAACGCTTCTCGCCTCAGGAGGTCAAGATggttctgtctgtgtctggaATCGAGAACAGGGACGCACGCCGCTAGCTAGAATcaacgcgcatgcacaagcAGTTACAGCTGTCGGGTGGCTTAGAAACGGCAACTCCTTCGTCAGTGGCGGAAGCGATAAGACGGTCGCGATGTGCTCTCTGGTACACGGAGACGGTGCGAGCGGAGAGCGAGGCTGGCGCATCACCTGCGACTTTACGTGGGATCTCCGGTGTCGCGTTCAGGATCTGGTAGTTCTTCGAGATGGGTGCACTGTCGTCTGCGTCACCCAAGACAAACAACTGAGGCTTCTGGACACCAAGAATCGAGTAGAAATCCTCAG CATTCCTTTCACGGAAGTAATTTATTCTGTCTGTGCATCTGCATTATCCAATCAAATCCTAATCAACTTCGCCGACGCACGTCCG GTTATTCGCCTCTGGGATACTGACGAACACCGCTCCGTGCAGAGATACAGGGGACACAAGCAGGGTTGTTACGTTATTAGGTCCACCTTTGGCGGCGTCAATGAGGCCTTCGTTGTCAGCGGCTCTGAAG ATTCTCAGGTGTACATATGGCATCGCTTCTATGGGTCTCTTCTCTACGTTTTGAGCGGGCATGCGTCTACGGTCAACGCTGTGGCTTGGCCCTACCTCAGCGGAGGCCTCTGGATGATCTCTGCATCTGACGACCACGTAATTCTCTTCTGGCACGTCCGGCGAC AAAATCGACCGTCCCGATTgaaagaggacgaaaacGTTGTCGACGTAGGACTAAACGGCGGAAACGAACAAAAGCGTTCACAATCACTAGGACGAGGTGACGGCGGCTGCAGTGTCGGCGAAGCGTACCCCGGATCTCggaacgacagagaggcatCCTTCACGACAGGCGTAACTGAAAGAG GCGGTGCGACGGAAGACATGGATACCTCGGCCGACTAA